In the Chloroherpetonaceae bacterium genome, one interval contains:
- the csm5 gene encoding type III-A CRISPR-associated RAMP protein Csm5, which produces MSGPGLITYHLTLTTLSPVHIGTGRENVLSPVSDYIIEKVSRQPVCIFIDVEKLQETISSDKIYAEEYVKEVGKVLNGKTQFDLRAFIQRTLKKKVETFQTRCLPIYGKLDAKIQLHPHITSAGKAYIPGSSIKGAVRTALLYQYFTHTEEGKKQVEELIGHLNQYAQNQLKRRELERSKELSEKEKREQRRKLDKERSELEEKIDQALDEQNLFGRLSRDTSNDARFLRFSDTEAIEDRFLAIREVERKNIRNFKKREIPQFCEVIERGSITSFTISVEPRLQHQSLSFLNQPDFEALAKCINGFSQDCIEVELSELESSPNKSELLGVIAFYQSLRSQIQNAFEKRMPLAILRIGRHKTYFDNSLGLVLFKQSREAFEILRMIKGIGRNPRTKKITEGQFPITRSFANNLAMGWISISTDADLATKIASYIFSEKLSAIPSGISAQPTQPPNTVRAVIVDDQSKPPKVKILEGEYAEKEVQMPGVNLAGLELKNGSEVFVKLELSRDKKRLEKATYKAKAK; this is translated from the coding sequence ATGAGTGGCCCTGGACTAATAACATATCACTTAACTCTTACCACATTATCACCCGTTCATATTGGGACTGGAAGAGAAAATGTCTTATCACCTGTTTCAGATTATATCATAGAGAAGGTAAGCCGTCAGCCAGTTTGCATATTCATTGACGTGGAGAAACTTCAAGAGACTATCTCCTCAGATAAAATATATGCAGAAGAATATGTAAAGGAAGTGGGAAAGGTCTTAAATGGGAAGACGCAATTTGACCTGCGAGCATTTATTCAGAGAACATTAAAGAAAAAAGTTGAAACATTTCAAACACGCTGTTTGCCTATCTACGGCAAGTTAGATGCAAAAATCCAGCTACATCCACATATTACAAGTGCAGGGAAGGCGTATATTCCTGGGAGTTCAATAAAAGGAGCGGTGCGGACTGCGTTGCTGTATCAATACTTTACCCATACAGAAGAGGGAAAGAAACAAGTCGAGGAGCTAATAGGACATTTGAATCAGTATGCTCAAAATCAACTAAAACGTCGTGAGCTGGAAAGGAGCAAAGAGCTATCTGAAAAAGAGAAAAGGGAACAGAGAAGAAAGTTGGATAAAGAAAGAAGCGAATTAGAAGAGAAGATTGATCAAGCTTTAGACGAACAGAACCTGTTTGGAAGGCTGAGTCGAGACACAAGCAATGATGCAAGATTTCTGAGATTTAGTGATACAGAAGCTATTGAAGATAGATTTTTGGCAATAAGAGAAGTTGAGCGAAAAAACATTCGTAATTTCAAGAAAAGAGAAATTCCGCAGTTCTGTGAGGTAATCGAAAGAGGGAGTATAACAAGTTTTACCATTTCAGTAGAGCCAAGGTTGCAGCATCAGAGCTTGAGTTTTTTAAATCAGCCTGATTTTGAAGCATTGGCGAAATGTATAAACGGGTTCTCACAAGATTGCATTGAGGTTGAGCTAAGTGAATTAGAAAGTTCTCCAAACAAGAGTGAACTTTTAGGTGTAATTGCGTTTTACCAGAGCCTTAGGAGTCAAATCCAGAATGCGTTTGAAAAGAGAATGCCGCTAGCAATTTTGCGTATAGGGAGACATAAAACATACTTCGACAATTCATTAGGTTTAGTGCTTTTCAAGCAAAGTAGAGAAGCGTTTGAGATACTAAGGATGATAAAAGGAATCGGAAGAAATCCAAGAACTAAGAAAATTACGGAAGGGCAATTCCCAATAACGCGGAGCTTTGCGAATAATTTGGCAATGGGCTGGATTAGCATTTCCACTGACGCAGACTTAGCGACCAAAATAGCAAGTTATATTTTTAGCGAAAAGCTCTCTGCGATACCTTCTGGTATATCAGCACAGCCCACTCAGCCACCGAACACAGTTCGCGCCGTAATCGTAGATGACCAGTCAAAACCACCGAAGGTCAAAATCTTAGAGGGGGAATATGCAGAGAAGGAAGTGCAGATGCCGGGAGTAAATCTTGCAGGACTGGAACTGAAAAACGGAAGTGAAGTCTTCGTTAAATTAGAACTTTCTCGTGATAAAAAGCGACTTGAGAAAGCAACCTACAAAGCCAAAGCAAAATGA
- the csm4 gene encoding type III-A CRISPR-associated RAMP protein Csm4 produces the protein MKALLLLPKPYSQFHFGETGLDETSEILHSDTLFSALANIYEIALSGAEKFINLVNEGKVLFSSGFYVLILGTHKIFFLPKPMCQLAVRDFTQHKKEKKIQYLSFGVYSEVLKSIEVQRVRDMTFLASSLSLLDKGRIAIIGGKFACLKEELAGLECEEEACFCQKVEMQKVKVHTTEQEAKLYMETNVQFLPIIGRNGVTAKGGFYVLLRISEEMGENDEKELLTAFRILADEGIGGERSSGCGQFEYVEETLLEDFPKAKSSSPEYYLGLSLISPNGKEEFASAMQYEILLRGGGTIGKFGDSEQHRKRVRLIAEGAVFKGDVKGRLVDVSPDSGNPKIYRNGKAFTVPIL, from the coding sequence ATGAAGGCATTGCTGTTGTTACCAAAGCCGTATTCGCAGTTTCACTTTGGCGAAACAGGGCTAGATGAAACCTCAGAAATTTTACATAGTGACACACTCTTTTCAGCACTGGCAAACATCTATGAAATAGCACTGAGCGGAGCAGAGAAGTTCATAAATCTGGTAAATGAAGGTAAAGTGTTATTTTCATCTGGCTTTTATGTGTTGATTTTAGGGACGCATAAGATTTTTTTCTTGCCAAAGCCAATGTGTCAACTCGCCGTGAGAGATTTTACCCAGCATAAGAAAGAAAAAAAGATTCAGTATCTATCGTTTGGCGTATACTCGGAGGTGTTGAAATCCATAGAAGTGCAGAGAGTACGGGATATGACTTTCTTGGCTTCATCACTTTCACTTCTGGATAAAGGGCGCATTGCAATAATTGGAGGCAAGTTTGCGTGCCTGAAGGAAGAGTTAGCAGGCTTGGAGTGTGAAGAAGAAGCATGTTTTTGCCAAAAAGTGGAAATGCAAAAGGTAAAGGTGCATACCACTGAGCAAGAGGCAAAATTATATATGGAAACGAATGTGCAGTTTTTGCCCATAATTGGCAGAAATGGTGTAACAGCAAAAGGCGGATTTTATGTGCTGCTGAGAATTTCGGAGGAAATGGGCGAAAATGATGAAAAGGAACTTCTGACAGCATTTCGAATCTTGGCTGACGAAGGGATAGGTGGAGAGCGTTCAAGCGGATGTGGGCAGTTCGAGTATGTAGAAGAAACATTACTAGAAGATTTTCCGAAAGCAAAATCGTCTTCACCAGAATACTATTTGGGACTTTCACTGATTTCGCCAAATGGAAAGGAAGAGTTCGCGAGCGCAATGCAATATGAAATATTGCTGCGTGGTGGCGGAACAATTGGGAAATTTGGAGATTCAGAGCAACATCGAAAGAGAGTCCGACTTATTGCAGAGGGGGCTGTGTTTAAGGGAGATGTGAAAGGAAGGTTAGTAGATGTGTCACCTGATTCTGGAAACCCTAAAATATATCGGAACGGAAAAGCATTTACGGTTCCAATCCTATAA
- the csm3 gene encoding type III-A CRISPR-associated RAMP protein Csm3, giving the protein MKLIKKIFITGIIETVTGLHIGGSKTALDIGGIDLNVIKTARGVPFIPGSSIKGKLRAILAREEGSLDIKQDSAVLQEIFGSANDKTQEGKPARLIVRDAFLDEEHFREKFRDATLEFDFTESKWENTINRKTGTADHPRQLERVPAGARFKFEMILNIFDDDKGQSHLDQVCKAMLILQDDYLGGQGSRGYGKVKFSEVKIREKTIDDYKNNNEAKSITNEQEYVEKFNRMVEV; this is encoded by the coding sequence ATGAAACTAATAAAGAAAATTTTTATTACAGGTATCATCGAGACAGTTACAGGTTTACATATTGGTGGTTCAAAAACAGCGCTCGATATCGGCGGTATTGATTTAAATGTGATAAAAACAGCGAGAGGAGTACCATTTATTCCTGGAAGCTCTATAAAAGGCAAGCTACGCGCTATTTTGGCACGAGAGGAGGGAAGTCTTGACATAAAGCAGGATTCAGCAGTGCTGCAAGAGATTTTCGGTTCGGCAAATGATAAAACACAAGAGGGAAAGCCAGCTCGCCTAATTGTAAGAGATGCATTTTTGGATGAAGAACACTTTCGAGAAAAATTTAGAGATGCAACACTGGAGTTTGACTTCACAGAAAGTAAGTGGGAAAATACGATTAATCGAAAGACAGGAACAGCAGACCATCCGCGTCAATTGGAACGTGTGCCAGCAGGTGCACGTTTCAAGTTTGAGATGATATTGAATATATTCGACGATGACAAGGGACAGTCTCACCTCGATCAAGTATGCAAAGCAATGTTGATTTTGCAAGATGATTATCTGGGTGGTCAAGGTTCAAGAGGCTATGGTAAAGTAAAGTTTTCAGAGGTAAAGATAAGAGAAAAAACAATTGATGACTACAAGAACAACAATGAGGCGAAGAGTATAACTAATGAACAGGAGTATGTCGAAAAGTTTAATAGAATGGTAGAGGTATGA
- the csm2 gene encoding type III-A CRISPR-associated protein Csm2, with amino-acid sequence MAEPQQNHSENSKKEKSQEGKKQDKHGKHDFPNPKEMFKPEYVYGESNYHELIDRIKRYTGYIAKRITSHQLRNIFNKVKKVKQPEELWKMEVQLAYLAGRNEANKDFRIFVDVLTNLIRNANSLERLSKFQEFLTAIVAYHKYNEKLP; translated from the coding sequence ATGGCAGAACCGCAACAAAATCACAGTGAGAATAGCAAAAAAGAAAAAAGCCAAGAGGGAAAAAAGCAGGATAAGCATGGCAAACATGATTTTCCGAACCCAAAGGAGATGTTCAAACCTGAATATGTGTATGGAGAGTCAAATTATCACGAGTTGATAGATAGAATAAAGAGATACACGGGCTACATAGCAAAACGTATTACCTCACATCAGTTGAGAAACATCTTTAATAAGGTAAAGAAAGTAAAACAACCAGAGGAGCTATGGAAAATGGAAGTACAGCTTGCCTATCTTGCAGGACGTAATGAGGCAAATAAAGATTTTAGAATTTTCGTTGATGTCTTAACAAATTTGATTCGTAATGCGAACTCACTGGAACGCCTGAGCAAATTTCAGGAGTTCCTGACGGCAATCGTGGCATACCATAAATACAACGAAAAACTTCCATAG
- the cas10 gene encoding type III-A CRISPR-associated protein Cas10/Csm1 yields the protein MTERDKVYLGALLHDIGKFIERAKLPEWQERAERYVKSGDADVTFAHKRYSAALIDEFKSRKPFLSDAISAFALWHHRGSDPNKKDYESINSKGVLLKLIRIADDCASAERKDDAHLEPQKYYLARLQSPFADIEIDGKRLAKPLYLDLHPLSQNAESMFQSSNQPAFEEKEKSPYQRIVKEFLQALEKIETEDELLYLLEKFCHSTPAQTPVAFQGKERLSKPDINLYDHLRSTAAIALCLYDEYVEGSWKGKDADILNDGKEGYKRDSFPEPCLLVAGDVSGIQDFIFSVTTKGAAKALKGRSFFVQLLAEVAAQLILDELNLKPANLLFNGGGNFYILAPQCKEENLRQCKKKLEEAFLETELYISLVWEKVSIQDFRPQREADFGEQTAKFFTEKWQKVKEMLRIQKQAKFKSVDYEKVFEPIPQVPKSREKEQEDFRELAERLRRARAYTILKRKEPEKKEEILYWEEPIKKLGYEVRFFENDSKEGVAFNITGFEGRFKGFRFAVKNLPTWTKEEKERFLKACEEKGLNFDATADPIELNYLLSFNHLAWKAALETGTGKLAVLKVDVDNLGRLFKEGLPKELRTVSRVAALSRSMKWFFEGYVNTLLRNESFRNYIYPIFSGGDDFFVVGSWHRVFDFALRVNDEFRRFVCYHPKITLSAGIVVVDSSCSVARFAALAEERLHDAKTRRPEKNSISVFNTVLSWQEFAEARKLKETFVELVRKYEQPKSVLQKVLQSASGLNEVLRSNGKTRRVDLKKYWIVAYSLREIRGKKENEQVVREIVKKIVNQYERLLSDALTAKDKSRVKSPMLVAVAARWAEFETRGFKPAFQEQ from the coding sequence ATGACAGAGCGAGATAAAGTCTACTTAGGAGCGCTGTTACACGACATTGGTAAGTTTATCGAGCGTGCCAAATTGCCAGAGTGGCAAGAGCGTGCAGAGCGGTATGTGAAAAGCGGTGATGCGGATGTAACATTTGCGCATAAGCGATACTCTGCAGCGCTAATTGACGAATTTAAGTCCCGTAAGCCCTTCTTGAGCGATGCAATTTCTGCATTTGCACTGTGGCATCATCGTGGAAGTGACCCAAACAAAAAAGACTACGAGTCTATCAACTCAAAAGGTGTGCTGTTAAAGCTGATTCGCATTGCGGACGATTGCGCTTCTGCAGAAAGAAAAGACGATGCACATCTCGAACCACAGAAGTATTATCTGGCGCGCCTGCAATCACCATTCGCAGACATAGAAATAGACGGAAAACGCTTGGCAAAGCCGCTGTACCTTGATTTACATCCGCTAAGTCAGAATGCGGAGTCAATGTTTCAAAGTAGTAATCAACCTGCGTTTGAAGAAAAAGAAAAAAGCCCTTATCAGCGAATTGTCAAAGAGTTCTTACAGGCACTTGAAAAGATCGAGACGGAAGATGAATTGCTTTATCTCTTGGAAAAATTTTGCCATAGCACGCCTGCGCAAACGCCTGTGGCATTTCAAGGAAAAGAAAGGCTCTCAAAGCCTGACATTAATCTATATGACCATCTGCGTTCCACTGCGGCAATTGCGCTATGTCTGTATGACGAGTATGTGGAAGGAAGTTGGAAAGGTAAAGATGCAGATATTCTGAATGATGGAAAAGAGGGTTACAAAAGAGACAGTTTTCCTGAGCCATGTCTATTGGTTGCTGGCGATGTATCAGGTATTCAGGATTTTATATTTAGTGTTACGACAAAAGGCGCAGCAAAAGCGCTAAAAGGTCGATCATTTTTCGTACAGCTTTTAGCAGAGGTCGCTGCACAACTTATTTTAGATGAACTAAATCTTAAACCAGCAAATCTTCTCTTTAACGGAGGCGGAAACTTTTATATCCTTGCACCGCAATGCAAAGAAGAAAATTTGAGGCAGTGCAAGAAAAAGTTAGAGGAAGCATTCTTAGAAACAGAGCTATACATTTCTTTGGTGTGGGAAAAAGTTTCAATCCAAGATTTTAGACCGCAGCGTGAGGCAGATTTCGGGGAGCAGACAGCAAAGTTCTTCACAGAGAAGTGGCAAAAAGTGAAGGAAATGCTCCGAATCCAAAAGCAGGCGAAGTTTAAGTCTGTTGATTATGAGAAGGTATTTGAGCCGATTCCACAAGTTCCGAAAAGCAGAGAAAAAGAACAGGAAGATTTCAGGGAACTAGCTGAAAGACTGCGAAGAGCAAGAGCATATACTATTCTCAAACGAAAAGAGCCAGAGAAGAAAGAAGAGATACTTTACTGGGAAGAGCCTATAAAAAAGTTGGGATATGAAGTGAGGTTTTTTGAGAACGATAGCAAAGAGGGGGTGGCATTTAATATAACAGGTTTTGAGGGGCGATTTAAAGGGTTTCGTTTTGCAGTCAAAAATCTTCCTACTTGGACAAAGGAGGAGAAAGAGCGCTTTTTGAAGGCTTGCGAGGAAAAAGGGCTTAACTTTGATGCAACAGCAGATCCAATTGAACTCAATTATCTGCTATCGTTCAACCATTTAGCTTGGAAAGCGGCGTTGGAGACAGGCACTGGGAAACTGGCAGTATTAAAGGTAGATGTGGATAATTTGGGCAGGCTGTTCAAAGAGGGGCTTCCAAAAGAGCTGCGCACAGTATCTCGGGTTGCTGCACTATCTCGGTCAATGAAATGGTTTTTTGAGGGATATGTTAATACATTGCTGCGGAATGAATCATTCAGGAACTACATTTACCCAATCTTCTCTGGCGGCGATGATTTTTTTGTGGTAGGGAGCTGGCATCGAGTATTTGATTTTGCACTGAGAGTAAATGATGAGTTTAGACGGTTTGTGTGTTATCATCCAAAAATCACACTATCTGCGGGAATTGTTGTTGTAGATAGCAGTTGTTCAGTTGCGCGCTTTGCAGCGCTTGCCGAGGAGCGACTGCACGATGCAAAGACAAGAAGACCAGAGAAAAACAGCATCAGTGTGTTCAACACAGTGTTATCATGGCAAGAATTTGCAGAAGCAAGAAAGTTAAAGGAAACATTTGTCGAACTGGTTAGGAAATACGAACAGCCAAAGTCTGTTTTGCAGAAAGTTTTACAGAGTGCATCGGGCTTAAACGAGGTGCTGAGAAGCAATGGGAAAACAAGGCGCGTAGATTTAAAGAAGTATTGGATAGTGGCATATTCGCTGCGTGAAATTAGAGGAAAAAAGGAAAATGAGCAGGTAGTGAGAGAGATAGTGAAAAAAATTGTAAATCAGTACGAACGGCTTTTGTCTGATGCACTAACGGCAAAAGATAAAAGTAGAGTGAAAAGTCCTATGCTTGTAGCTGTAGCAGCGCGATGGGCAGAATTTGAAACAAGAGGATTCAAACCTGCATTCCAAGAGCAGTGA
- a CDS encoding ABC transporter substrate-binding protein: MNTIRLGLEWFLNPDHAPFLIAEEKGWFREAGLLLDLIEPASHLDAMEAIEKGELDVAITEPIHLVIDAAKGKSVIGFARFLHTNGGVMYLKGRGIERPRDMAGKRVQYPGAPDPGGLAIIRTMIEADGGEKDAPLTPVNNSFYHTDALAQDKADVATLIFYNFEIIEARNRGLDADFFALKDWGVPDFCQLILITSQRNLEERSKEIKGLLKVLRKSIDFIHQHPDESKLIYFKRTNTVPDDSLSNAIYNATVPCFTFDFMLAKEYWENLQNWLCHTQQIKQAPENIWYWTNKWVL, from the coding sequence ATGAACACAATTCGATTAGGATTGGAGTGGTTTCTTAATCCTGACCACGCACCATTTCTTATTGCTGAAGAAAAAGGCTGGTTCAGAGAAGCAGGGCTCTTGCTGGATTTGATTGAACCTGCGTCTCACTTAGACGCAATGGAAGCAATTGAAAAAGGTGAATTAGATGTAGCTATTACAGAGCCAATTCATTTAGTAATTGATGCAGCGAAAGGAAAATCTGTAATAGGTTTTGCACGATTTTTACATACTAACGGTGGCGTAATGTATCTAAAAGGTAGAGGCATTGAGCGACCACGCGATATGGCAGGTAAGCGCGTGCAGTATCCAGGTGCGCCTGACCCAGGAGGGTTAGCGATTATTCGTACGATGATTGAAGCAGACGGCGGAGAAAAAGATGCACCTTTAACGCCCGTTAACAACAGCTTCTACCATACCGATGCTTTAGCTCAAGACAAAGCCGATGTTGCAACACTCATTTTCTACAATTTTGAGATTATTGAAGCGCGCAATCGTGGTTTAGATGCTGATTTTTTTGCGCTCAAAGACTGGGGTGTACCTGATTTCTGCCAGCTAATTTTGATAACGTCACAACGCAATCTTGAGGAGCGTAGCAAAGAAATAAAAGGATTGCTCAAGGTATTGCGCAAAAGTATTGACTTCATTCATCAGCATCCAGACGAAAGTAAGCTAATTTATTTCAAGAGAACCAATACAGTGCCTGACGATTCTCTAAGTAACGCAATTTACAATGCAACAGTCCCTTGCTTTACATTTGATTTTATGCTGGCTAAGGAATACTGGGAGAACCTGCAAAACTGGCTTTGTCATACTCAGCAAATCAAGCAAGCACCAGAAAATATCTGGTATTGGACAAATAAGTGGGTATTGTAG